In the genome of Massilibacillus massiliensis, one region contains:
- the opp1B gene encoding nickel/cobalt ABC transporter permease produces MRNYILWRLVGVIPILMGISFLAFVLITLSPSDPAEVALRVNEIVPTPEAIAKTREQLGLDKPFFTRYIDWLAASVQGDFGNSYVNNKPVFDEIMTALPATLYLSAAALLLTVIVSVSSGVFCAVYEGRMGDKLVRILIFLGTATPSFWVALLFIWFFSVKLDLFPTSGMQGVRSVILPALTLSLTYISTYTRLIRNNMIANKQENYVMYLKVRGLKKITIYRHILKNSLQASLTAFGMSIPKLIAGTVIVENIFAWPGIGRLCVDAIFNRDFPIIQAYVIMMAVLFVGCNLMVDIFSAMLDPRIRREE; encoded by the coding sequence ATGCGAAATTATATTCTTTGGCGGCTAGTTGGTGTGATACCTATTTTAATGGGTATTTCGTTTCTGGCATTTGTGTTGATTACACTTAGCCCAAGTGATCCTGCTGAAGTGGCGCTGCGGGTAAATGAAATTGTGCCTACCCCGGAAGCAATCGCTAAAACACGTGAACAATTGGGGCTTGATAAACCTTTCTTTACACGCTACATTGACTGGCTGGCTGCTTCCGTTCAAGGAGATTTTGGCAATAGTTATGTAAATAATAAACCAGTATTCGATGAGATTATGACCGCTTTGCCAGCAACGCTTTATCTATCCGCGGCTGCTTTGCTCCTTACGGTCATTGTCAGTGTTTCGAGCGGTGTATTTTGTGCAGTTTATGAAGGGCGTATGGGGGATAAACTTGTACGTATATTGATTTTTTTAGGGACCGCTACACCGAGTTTTTGGGTAGCCCTTTTATTTATCTGGTTTTTTTCAGTAAAGCTTGACTTATTTCCTACCAGTGGGATGCAGGGGGTTCGATCTGTAATATTGCCGGCACTCACATTATCACTGACCTATATCTCTACTTATACGCGTCTGATTCGCAACAATATGATTGCAAACAAACAAGAAAACTATGTAATGTATTTAAAAGTACGCGGTCTGAAAAAAATTACGATTTATCGGCATATTCTAAAAAATTCGCTGCAAGCTTCTTTGACGGCATTTGGGATGTCAATTCCCAAACTAATTGCCGGAACAGTCATTGTAGAAAATATCTTTGCTTGGCCTGGTATTGGGCGCCTATGTGTTGATGCAATTTTCAATCGCGATTTTCCGATTATCCAAGCTTATGTTATTATGATGGCAGTGTTATTTGTAGGTTGTAATCTTATGGTGGATATTTTTAGTGCTATGCTTGATCCGAGGATAAGGCGGGAGGAATAA
- the opp1C gene encoding nickel/cobalt ABC transporter permease, translated as MRFWQKIKQDKIAILSLGVITIVLLIGIFAPVVALHSPIETNIKMKFADASLTYPFGTDQLGRCIFSRLVYGIQTTVLLALVTMAVTIGIGTVLGLVAGYARGKIDECVMRICDVLLSFPSEVMIFAIVGMLGPGLSHVMIANIASKWAWYTRMIRSLVLQYRDKNYIRFARAAGGSDSYILYKHLFPSIIGDIAVLATLDTGWVILNISALSFLGLGVQAPTPEWGMMLKEAKNVMTMYPSLMLAPGLSILIVVAAFQFLGDSIRDALDPKHNQQKAVIKNELNRS; from the coding sequence ATGAGGTTTTGGCAAAAAATAAAACAAGATAAAATTGCAATCTTATCCTTGGGTGTTATTACGATCGTCTTATTGATTGGAATCTTTGCACCCGTAGTTGCTTTACATAGTCCGATCGAAACAAATATTAAGATGAAATTTGCCGATGCAAGCTTAACCTATCCTTTTGGGACAGATCAACTTGGCAGATGTATTTTTTCAAGACTTGTTTATGGTATACAGACAACCGTTTTACTGGCACTCGTTACCATGGCGGTGACGATAGGAATTGGAACGGTATTAGGATTAGTTGCCGGGTATGCAAGAGGTAAAATTGATGAATGCGTTATGCGAATTTGTGATGTATTGCTTTCCTTTCCTAGTGAAGTGATGATTTTTGCAATTGTGGGGATGCTAGGCCCAGGTCTTAGCCATGTTATGATAGCAAATATTGCCTCGAAGTGGGCTTGGTATACGAGAATGATTCGTTCACTCGTGCTGCAATATAGAGATAAAAATTATATAAGATTTGCGAGAGCAGCAGGCGGCAGTGATTCTTATATTCTGTACAAACATTTATTTCCGAGTATTATAGGTGATATTGCTGTCCTTGCAACTCTAGATACCGGTTGGGTCATCTTAAATATTTCTGCGCTCTCTTTTCTCGGGCTGGGTGTACAAGCTCCTACCCCGGAATGGGGCATGATGCTAAAAGAAGCAAAAAATGTAATGACGATGTATCCATCTTTAATGCTCGCGCCGGGGCTTTCCATCTTGATTGTTGTTGCGGCGTTTCAGTTTCTTGGGGATAGTATCCGTGATGCACTCGATCCCAAGCATAACCAACAAAAGGCAGTGATAAAGAATGAGCTTAATAGAAGTTAA
- a CDS encoding ABC transporter ATP-binding protein, whose translation MSLIEVKNLRIYDIPNQQVIVDDLNFKVEKNSCLGIVGESGSGKSISVKAILGLLGPELESRGSVKFNGVELLHAEEDLLRKIRGRHFCMILQDAMTAFDPLYTIGAQFVETLCETIDCTKAIAKKTALASLQKMRIHDAEEVLKKYPHQLSGGMLQRCMIGLAMALKPEVIIADEPTTALDSINQREILEEFKRLQALTGVTLIFISHDLGIIEYLADDVLVMYQGNCVEFGTAQQVFRNPKHEYSKYLMHTRIALTKAFHQSMVKE comes from the coding sequence ATGAGCTTAATAGAAGTTAAAAATCTTCGTATTTATGATATACCAAATCAACAAGTTATCGTAGATGATTTGAATTTCAAGGTGGAAAAAAATAGCTGTCTAGGTATTGTTGGTGAAAGCGGCAGTGGTAAGTCCATCAGTGTAAAAGCTATATTGGGGCTACTAGGTCCGGAGCTGGAAAGCAGAGGTAGTGTAAAATTCAACGGGGTTGAGCTGCTTCACGCCGAAGAAGATCTGCTGCGCAAAATTCGCGGCAGACACTTTTGCATGATTTTGCAGGATGCAATGACCGCATTTGATCCTTTATATACAATTGGTGCGCAGTTTGTAGAAACGCTTTGTGAAACTATAGACTGCACAAAAGCTATTGCAAAAAAAACTGCACTTGCATCACTCCAAAAGATGCGTATACATGATGCTGAAGAAGTGCTAAAAAAATATCCGCATCAATTATCCGGCGGTATGCTGCAAAGATGTATGATTGGGTTAGCAATGGCGTTAAAACCGGAAGTTATTATTGCAGATGAACCGACTACTGCACTTGATTCGATCAACCAACGAGAAATTCTAGAAGAATTTAAACGTTTGCAAGCATTGACTGGAGTGACTTTAATTTTTATTTCACATGATCTAGGAATTATTGAGTATTTAGCAGATGACGTATTGGTAATGTATCAAGGAAACTGTGTAGAATTTGGGACAGCACAACAGGTTTTTAGAAACCCTAAACATGAATACAGCAAATATTTGATGCATACACGGATTGCTTTGACCAAGGCTTTTCATCAATCCATGGTAAAGGAGTAA
- a CDS encoding ABC transporter ATP-binding protein: MLEVENIYKSYKKQKNFFCSSHKQSVLQDVSFAVNSGECVGLVGESSSGKSTLSRLILNLERPDSGRILMEGQPIQKWLRTHRGAVSVVFQDYTTSVNPRFTVEQIVAEPLKILHKPLSKDCIVNLLETVNISSGFMKRYPHELSGGQLQRVCLARAISTTPRFIVLDEALSSLDVSIQAQMLQLLKKLKQQMGITYLFIAHDLQTLTNLCDKVLFLYQGKIVEEAYSQNLYKVNHIYAKRLLESVLPFGERWK, from the coding sequence ATGTTGGAAGTAGAAAATATATATAAATCTTATAAAAAACAGAAAAATTTTTTTTGTTCCTCTCATAAGCAAAGCGTACTGCAAGATGTTTCTTTTGCTGTAAACAGTGGCGAGTGTGTGGGATTAGTTGGTGAAAGTAGCAGTGGCAAGAGTACGTTGAGTCGATTGATTTTGAATCTTGAGCGACCAGACAGCGGACGAATTTTAATGGAAGGTCAACCAATACAGAAATGGCTAAGGACGCATCGTGGTGCAGTCAGTGTTGTTTTTCAAGACTATACTACATCGGTAAATCCTAGATTTACAGTGGAGCAAATCGTTGCTGAACCGCTAAAGATATTGCATAAACCATTATCAAAAGATTGTATTGTAAACTTATTAGAAACTGTGAATATATCCTCTGGCTTTATGAAACGGTATCCGCATGAATTGAGTGGAGGTCAGTTGCAACGTGTTTGTCTAGCTAGGGCAATTTCGACTACGCCACGTTTTATTGTACTGGATGAGGCACTTAGTTCTTTAGATGTATCCATTCAGGCACAAATGTTGCAACTGCTAAAAAAATTAAAACAGCAGATGGGAATAACTTATTTGTTTATTGCCCATGATTTACAAACGCTGACCAATTTATGTGATAAGGTGCTTTTTCTTTATCAAGGAAAAATTGTCGAAGAAGCCTATAGCCAAAACCTATATAAAGTAAATCATATTTATGCAAAACGATTATTGGAGTCTGTGCTTCCTTTTGGTGAACGGTGGAAATGA
- a CDS encoding collagen-like protein has product MSNENEKRHGYNGCDEYDGCGYNGYNSCDGYHGCGCSKNHIFPQPYPIGITGITGATGPTGPTGATVGSTGPTGPTGPTGDIGATGVTGPTGPTGDIGVTGATGPTGPTGDIGITGVTGPTGPTGDIGATGVTGPTGPTGPTGDIGATGVTGPTGPTGPTGDIGATGVTGPTGPTGPTGDIGATGATGVTGPTGPTGDTGPTGPVAAAGTTLFNVLGTEGSASVGLGENLIFQSSTLDITVTQGSAIVTIEDTTPAGPTGATGATGATGATGVTGPTGDTGATGVTGPTGDTGATGVTGPTGDTGATGVTGPTGDTGATGVTGPTGDTGATGVTGPTGDTGATGVTGSTGDTGATGVTGPTGDTGATGVTGPTGDTGATGVTGPTGDTGATGVTGPTGDTGATGAPGATGATGPAGGLTGDTGPTGATGVTGATGETGAIGETGATGTTGPGGGATGDTGATGPTGPTGATGDTGATGPTGDTGATGTVEPNPFDVYVLAGATSGDGTQASPFGTIQEGVTAVSPTGTVHILGGTYPITATITVNKAGVTLKGYPSTLVILQAAVIAFLITGSGITVDGLTITSDNPYTAEFIQLAGTDHKLVNNVIFGPPQAGPSTDWVVNRGFVTQGNVTDLIVQDNIFYFLRQPAYLNPNSTGYIVSNVTYNTRGFVVDQAIFVFSGNSWGLPANAVDIALLVGTQTGAPYDPLAGLTGSNSSATISDQR; this is encoded by the coding sequence ATGTCAAATGAAAATGAAAAACGCCATGGATACAATGGATGCGATGAATATGACGGATGTGGCTATAATGGATATAATAGTTGCGATGGGTATCATGGCTGCGGATGTTCTAAAAATCATATATTTCCACAACCTTATCCTATTGGAATTACCGGTATAACTGGCGCGACCGGTCCTACTGGCCCTACCGGAGCAACTGTAGGCTCTACGGGTCCTACCGGACCGACTGGACCTACTGGTGATATCGGTGCTACGGGCGTAACCGGGCCGACTGGACCTACCGGTGATATCGGTGTTACGGGCGCAACCGGTCCTACCGGACCTACCGGTGATATCGGTATTACGGGCGTAACCGGCCCCACTGGGCCTACCGGTGATATCGGTGCTACTGGTGTAACTGGCCCTACCGGTCCTACTGGGCCTACCGGTGATATCGGTGCTACGGGCGTAACCGGCCCTACCGGTCCTACTGGTCCTACCGGGGATATCGGTGCTACGGGCGTAACCGGCCCTACCGGTCCTACCGGTCCTACCGGGGATATCGGTGCTACGGGCGCAACTGGTGTAACCGGGCCTACTGGTCCTACTGGCGATACTGGTCCTACCGGCCCCGTCGCTGCAGCTGGCACAACTCTCTTTAACGTATTAGGTACTGAAGGATCGGCTTCAGTCGGATTGGGAGAAAACTTGATATTCCAGTCTTCTACGCTTGATATTACAGTAACTCAAGGATCTGCAATTGTTACAATAGAGGATACCACTCCAGCTGGACCTACAGGTGCTACGGGCGCCACCGGCGCAACGGGTGCTACCGGCGTAACTGGTCCTACCGGTGACACAGGCGCTACGGGCGTAACTGGCCCGACTGGCGACACAGGCGCTACCGGAGTAACTGGTCCCACTGGCGACACAGGCGCTACCGGAGTAACGGGTCCTACCGGTGATACAGGTGCTACCGGAGTGACTGGCCCGACTGGTGACACAGGCGCTACCGGAGTAACGGGTCCTACCGGTGACACAGGTGCTACCGGAGTGACTGGTTCTACCGGTGATACAGGTGCTACCGGCGTAACTGGCCCGACTGGCGATACTGGTGCTACTGGCGTAACTGGTCCTACCGGTGATACAGGTGCTACCGGCGTAACTGGCCCGACTGGCGATACTGGTGCTACTGGCGTAACTGGTCCTACCGGTGATACAGGTGCTACCGGCGCACCGGGGGCCACCGGAGCTACTGGACCTGCCGGCGGACTTACGGGTGATACTGGACCTACAGGAGCCACAGGTGTGACCGGTGCCACTGGCGAAACTGGTGCTATTGGCGAAACTGGTGCTACCGGTACTACGGGTCCAGGCGGCGGTGCTACCGGAGATACCGGGGCTACTGGACCTACTGGACCTACCGGTGCTACCGGAGATACCGGGGCTACTGGACCTACCGGCGATACCGGGGCTACGGGTACAGTCGAACCTAACCCATTTGATGTATATGTCCTGGCAGGCGCCACCAGCGGAGACGGTACACAGGCCAGCCCATTTGGAACAATACAAGAAGGGGTAACAGCGGTATCTCCGACAGGTACCGTTCATATCTTAGGCGGAACCTATCCGATAACCGCAACAATCACAGTCAACAAAGCAGGCGTAACCTTAAAAGGCTATCCGAGCACACTCGTTATCTTACAGGCTGCCGTGATCGCTTTTCTTATCACGGGAAGTGGTATTACCGTAGATGGACTAACAATCACAAGTGACAATCCTTACACAGCCGAATTTATCCAGCTTGCCGGAACCGATCATAAGCTTGTAAACAATGTTATTTTTGGTCCGCCTCAAGCTGGCCCATCAACAGACTGGGTCGTCAATCGCGGTTTTGTAACGCAGGGAAATGTAACAGATTTGATCGTACAGGATAATATTTTTTATTTTCTCCGCCAACCTGCTTATTTAAATCCAAACTCAACAGGTTATATCGTCAGTAATGTCACCTATAATACACGCGGCTTCGTTGTCGATCAGGCAATCTTTGTTTTTTCGGGCAATTCCTGGGGCCTGCCTGCAAATGCTGTTGATATTGCATTATTAGTAGGGACGCAAACAGGAGCTCCTTATGATCCATTGGCCGGACTTACCGGCAGCAACAGCAGCGCTACGATCAGCGATCAAAGATAA
- a CDS encoding BclA C-terminal domain-containing protein: MSNENENRHGYNSCDEYDGCGYNSCDGYHGCGCSKNHIFPQPYPIGITGVTGATGPTGPTGATVGSTGPTGPTGPTGDPGTTGPTGDPGATGATGPTGDIGATGVTGPTGPTGDIGATGATGPTGPTGDIGATGVTGPTGPTGDIGATGVTGPTGVTGPTGVTGPTGDIGATGATGVTGPTGPTGDTGPTGPVAAAGTTLFNVLGTEGSASVGLGENLIFQSSTLDITVTQGSAIVTIEDTTPAGPTGATGATGATGATGVTGPTGDTGATGPTGDTGATGVTGPTGDTGATGVTGPTGDTGATGVTGPTGDTGATGVTGPTGDTGATGVTGPTGDTGATGVTGPTGDTGATGVTGPTGDTGATGVTGPTGDTGATGVTGPTGDTGATGVTGPTGDTGATGVTGPTGDTGATGVTGPTGDTGATGVTGPTGDTGATGVTGPTGDTGATGVTGPTGDTGATGVTGPTGDTGATGVTGTITTPVIGFAENNIGDSVVINLLTPTLVPLPNDQTVSSQITVDASNTIFTINEAGLYRIAYYVNIVTPDSFASEILINDTAYTPSIVDVGSDISGTSMEFFTTLSANTTISLALLGEPTTLNLSEGAGAVLVIQQIGMG; the protein is encoded by the coding sequence ATGTCAAATGAAAATGAAAACCGCCATGGATACAATAGCTGCGATGAATATGACGGATGTGGATATAATAGCTGCGATGGGTATCATGGATGTGGATGTTCTAAAAATCATATATTTCCTCAGCCTTATCCTATTGGAATTACCGGTGTAACTGGCGCGACCGGTCCTACTGGCCCTACTGGAGCAACTGTAGGCTCTACTGGTCCGACTGGTCCGACTGGTCCTACCGGTGATCCTGGCACTACTGGACCCACTGGCGACCCTGGAGCTACTGGCGCTACCGGCCCTACCGGTGATATCGGTGCTACTGGCGTAACCGGCCCTACTGGTCCTACCGGTGATATTGGTGCTACTGGCGCAACAGGGCCTACTGGACCTACCGGTGATATTGGTGCTACTGGCGTAACAGGGCCTACTGGACCTACCGGTGATATTGGTGCTACTGGCGTAACAGGGCCTACCGGTGTAACTGGCCCTACCGGTGTAACTGGACCTACCGGTGATATCGGTGCTACGGGCGCAACTGGTGTAACCGGGCCTACTGGTCCTACTGGCGATACTGGTCCTACCGGCCCCGTCGCTGCTGCTGGCACAACTCTCTTTAACGTATTAGGTACTGAAGGATCAGCTTCAGTCGGATTGGGAGAAAACTTGATATTCCAGTCTTCTACGCTTGATATTACAGTAACTCAAGGATCCGCAATTGTTACAATAGAGGATACCACTCCAGCTGGACCTACAGGTGCTACGGGCGCCACCGGCGCAACGGGTGCTACCGGCGTAACTGGTCCTACCGGCGATACTGGTGCTACTGGTCCTACCGGTGACACAGGCGCTACCGGAGTAACGGGTCCCACTGGCGACACAGGCGCTACCGGAGTAACGGGTCCCACTGGCGACACAGGCGCTACTGGGGTAACTGGCCCGACTGGCGACACAGGTGCTACCGGGGTAACTGGCCCGACTGGCGACACAGGCGCTACCGGAGTAACTGGTCCTACCGGTGATACAGGTGCTACTGGAGTGACTGGCCCGACTGGTGACACAGGTGCTACCGGAGTGACTGGCCCGACTGGTGACACAGGTGCTACCGGAGTGACTGGCCCTACCGGTGATACAGGTGCTACCGGAGTGACTGGCCCTACCGGTGATACAGGTGCTACCGGAGTGACTGGCCCGACTGGTGACACAGGTGCTACCGGAGTGACTGGCCCTACCGGTGATACAGGTGCTACCGGAGTGACTGGCCCGACTGGTGACACAGGTGCTACCGGAGTCACTGGCCCTACCGGTGATACAGGTGCTACCGGAGTGACTGGGCCTACCGGTGATACAGGTGCTACCGGAGTGACTGGCCCGACTGGTGACACAGGTGCTACTGGAGTGACTGGCCCGACTGGTGACACAGGTGCTACTGGGGTGACTGGGACAATTACCACTCCTGTTATTGGATTTGCAGAAAACAATATCGGCGATAGTGTTGTCATTAATTTGCTCACACCTACACTTGTCCCACTACCAAATGATCAAACAGTATCTTCACAAATTACAGTTGATGCTTCAAATACCATATTTACAATCAATGAAGCTGGTTTATATCGTATCGCATATTATGTTAATATCGTTACCCCTGATAGCTTTGCAAGCGAAATTCTTATTAACGACACAGCTTATACCCCATCCATCGTCGACGTTGGCAGTGACATTAGTGGAACCTCAATGGAATTTTTCACTACACTATCCGCAAATACAACTATCTCTCTGGCTCTTTTGGGTGAACCAACAACTTTAAATCTAAGCGAGGGAGCCGGTGCTGTTCTGGTCATCCAACAAATTGGCATGGGTTAA
- a CDS encoding TetR/AcrR family transcriptional regulator yields MGDSITRRERKKINSKKAIVAAAVNLFGQKGFQETTVADIMNEADLGIGTFYNYFQSKEEILKSLLAQIVEEINEFYEKLLKESKPSDEVLTEMFLLTAKILDHNRFVLPLFLSAAHKGAMPKGAMHPANALSFKTIFDIIVKNGQKDGEFRDDIPAEVITEMFHAIFQAASFSSLEIGFMANIRYKLTLILDGIVIKK; encoded by the coding sequence GTGGGTGACTCAATAACTCGTCGGGAACGTAAAAAGATAAATTCGAAGAAGGCAATTGTTGCTGCTGCTGTGAATTTATTTGGGCAGAAAGGGTTTCAAGAAACAACAGTTGCCGATATTATGAATGAGGCTGATTTAGGAATCGGGACTTTTTACAACTATTTCCAATCTAAAGAAGAGATTTTAAAAAGTTTACTTGCTCAAATTGTGGAAGAAATTAATGAGTTTTATGAAAAGTTATTAAAAGAATCGAAGCCGTCTGATGAAGTATTAACGGAAATGTTTTTACTTACGGCTAAAATTTTAGATCATAATAGATTTGTTTTACCTTTATTTTTAAGTGCAGCACATAAAGGTGCAATGCCTAAAGGGGCGATGCACCCAGCAAATGCTTTAAGTTTTAAGACCATATTTGATATTATTGTAAAAAATGGACAAAAAGACGGCGAGTTTCGTGATGATATACCAGCTGAAGTAATAACGGAAATGTTTCACGCTATTTTCCAAGCAGCTTCTTTTAGTAGTTTAGAAATAGGGTTTATGGCGAATATTCGTTATAAATTGACACTGATATTAGATGGAATTGTTATAAAAAAATAA
- the nirJ1 gene encoding putative heme d1 biosynthesis radical SAM protein NirJ1 has product MISVTKLLFATEYFGDSLRYTKGANTARHGVKEGAGPVVVWNSTRTCNLTCRHCYMNSDAQKYQNELTTEEAKRFIDDLAEFNVPVLLISGGEPLIRPDFFELATYAAQKGVRPTLSTNGTLITREVAQKIKEIGVGYVGISLDGLREVNDKFRGKEGAFEAAMQGIKNCVAVGQRVGLRFTINHHNLQELENIFDFIEEENINRVCFYHLVYSGRGNAMMDEDVTPEESRRAMDIIIRRTKDFEARGLKKEILTVDNHCDGVYMYIKALAEGDEKLAAQIKEYISMNGGNRSGIAFGEVDPMGYVHPDQFTQHHTFGNVRERKFSEIWRDETHEILAGLKDRKHLLKGRCSKCQYLDNCNGNFRTRAEATTGDFWESDPACYLTDKEIGLK; this is encoded by the coding sequence ATGATTAGTGTTACGAAATTATTATTTGCGACAGAATACTTTGGAGATTCTTTACGTTATACAAAGGGAGCAAACACTGCTCGGCATGGTGTAAAAGAAGGGGCAGGTCCTGTAGTTGTTTGGAATTCTACGCGTACTTGTAACTTAACTTGTCGTCATTGTTATATGAATTCTGATGCGCAAAAATATCAGAATGAATTGACGACAGAAGAAGCCAAAAGATTTATTGATGATTTAGCAGAGTTTAATGTACCTGTATTGTTAATTTCGGGTGGAGAGCCTTTAATTAGACCAGACTTTTTTGAGCTTGCAACCTATGCAGCGCAAAAGGGTGTGAGACCTACTCTTTCGACAAATGGAACTTTAATTACGCGTGAAGTTGCGCAAAAAATTAAAGAAATTGGTGTAGGGTATGTAGGGATTTCATTAGATGGTCTGCGGGAAGTGAATGATAAATTCCGTGGCAAGGAAGGTGCTTTTGAAGCTGCAATGCAAGGGATTAAAAACTGCGTTGCGGTTGGCCAACGTGTTGGACTGCGCTTTACGATCAATCATCATAACTTGCAGGAATTAGAAAATATTTTTGATTTTATTGAAGAAGAAAATATTAACCGGGTTTGTTTTTATCATTTAGTGTATTCCGGTCGTGGCAACGCAATGATGGATGAAGATGTGACACCAGAAGAGTCACGTCGGGCAATGGACATTATCATTCGGCGCACTAAGGATTTTGAAGCGCGCGGTTTAAAGAAAGAAATTTTGACGGTAGACAACCATTGCGATGGTGTCTATATGTATATAAAAGCGTTGGCTGAAGGCGATGAGAAATTGGCAGCGCAGATTAAGGAATATATTTCAATGAATGGTGGTAATCGGTCAGGGATTGCCTTTGGTGAAGTCGATCCAATGGGATATGTACATCCGGATCAATTTACACAACATCATACATTTGGCAATGTGCGCGAACGTAAATTTAGTGAGATTTGGCGCGACGAAACGCATGAAATCTTAGCTGGTTTAAAAGATCGTAAACATTTACTAAAAGGACGTTGCAGTAAGTGTCAATATCTTGATAATTGTAATGGGAATTTTAGAACCCGTGCGGAAGCAACGACAGGTGATTTTTGGGAATCGGATCCTGCCTGCTATTTGACGGATAAAGAAATTGGCCTGAAATAG
- the nirJ2 gene encoding putative heme d1 biosynthesis radical SAM protein NirJ2, with product MIISWNTTNACNMYCDHCYRDAGCKADEELNTKEAKTLLEQIAKAGFKIMIFSGGEPLMRPDIIELVKHATSLGLRSVFGTNGTLITEDMAKQLKAAGAMGMGISLDSLDKDKHNQFRKFPNAWEGAVQGMRNCRKAGLAFQIHTTVMDWNSHEIESITDFAVAEGAVAHHFFFLVPTGRAASIETESLRAEAYEDTLTRIMKKQQEVDIELKPTCAPQFMRIAKQMGMKLRFGRGCLAGTSYCIISPRGQVQPCAYLNLPLGDVRETPFDEIWKNNEVLNNLRTLQYKGGCGSCEYKHACGGCRARAAYYHEGDYMAEEPWCLYHGRKG from the coding sequence ATGATTATTTCTTGGAATACGACAAATGCATGTAATATGTACTGTGATCATTGTTATAGAGATGCTGGTTGTAAAGCGGATGAAGAATTAAATACGAAAGAAGCAAAAACACTGCTGGAACAAATTGCAAAAGCGGGTTTTAAGATTATGATTTTTAGTGGCGGAGAGCCACTCATGCGTCCGGATATTATCGAGTTAGTAAAACATGCAACCTCTTTAGGACTTCGCTCGGTGTTTGGGACGAATGGGACGCTGATTACGGAAGACATGGCAAAACAGTTGAAGGCTGCCGGTGCCATGGGCATGGGAATTTCTTTGGATTCTCTAGATAAAGATAAACATAATCAGTTTCGGAAGTTTCCAAATGCATGGGAAGGTGCCGTTCAGGGAATGCGCAATTGCCGCAAGGCCGGCTTAGCTTTTCAGATTCATACAACGGTTATGGATTGGAATTCTCATGAAATTGAATCGATTACTGATTTTGCTGTAGCAGAAGGTGCAGTTGCGCATCATTTCTTTTTCTTAGTACCAACAGGGAGAGCTGCTTCGATTGAAACGGAATCTTTAAGAGCAGAAGCGTATGAAGATACTTTGACACGCATCATGAAGAAACAGCAAGAAGTAGATATTGAATTAAAACCAACCTGTGCACCACAGTTTATGCGGATTGCAAAGCAAATGGGAATGAAATTGCGGTTTGGCCGCGGTTGTTTGGCAGGGACTTCCTATTGTATTATTAGTCCGCGCGGGCAAGTGCAGCCATGTGCGTATTTAAATCTTCCACTTGGTGACGTTCGGGAAACTCCGTTTGATGAAATTTGGAAAAATAACGAGGTACTGAATAATCTTCGGACGTTACAATATAAAGGCGGTTGCGGCAGCTGTGAATATAAGCATGCTTGCGGTGGTTGCCGCGCACGTGCCGCGTATTATCATGAGGGCGATTATATGGCAGAGGAACCATGGTGTTTGTATCATGGACGTAAAGGGTAA